The sequence CGGTTTTCTAGCTGTGGTGGTCTGCTGCAGATggaagagagagtgaagaaTGTTGTGCTTAGACTGCTAAGTAAAAAATCTTTTACTTTGATATTACTGTTGACCTACCCTTGGGAGGCAGTGATGGCTCCTGAAGTGAGTttttctgacagtcctttcagtgtttttcttggCCAGTATGGCCTGCTGCCGTTTCCTTTGGCAAAAAGAACAGGGCAACATTAGGCACGGCACATGGGCAAGCAGCTTATTCATGTGAGGAATAGCCTTATCCTCATTAGCCTGTCTGGCCAAGAGTCTCAGCTGGATAAGAAGATGCTAACTGAAAACTTTTAATTCCAAAGTCATGTTagttacaaaaaataaataaaaaagcaacaaTTCACACTTGCACATTTGGAGCAAAAATATCACCATACAAGATTAAAATCTATGTTTTATAGCTAATAGTATCACTATGAATTTATGAATAGATATGCTTTGAAACGGATCTATTAAGCCACCgtacctctctctcttcagttcAGCCTGATAGACTGTGAGCCAGGAGTCAGGGACCTTCTGGCTGCTGCAGGGAAGGCTTCTCCTCCTACTGACGCTCCTCCTGCGGGTGAAGCTGTTTCTGCGGACAGACTGGCTCCTCTTTGCCCCTCTCTTGTTGGAGGTGTTTTTTCCTGACACACAGCTGGTGAACTGCTTCAGGGGAGCACCCAGCGACATGAGAGAATCCATTCTCAGAGTTTGCCCTGTGTTGATGTTGCTCTTCTTTTAATTTACACCAGGAATGAGGCTTTATTCTGCAAATACAAAGAACAATTAAAAATCTGCTTGAATTTGCAGTTAGAGCATCATCAGCTTATAACTTCTCCACAGCTGTGTTCTTATgctgtcacattttaaaagtgtgaatgaacacaataaaaacacatgactCAAAGAAACAATGGGACTCACCTGCAAGAGGTATCTCCTGTTGACACAATCGGTTGTTACTATCATTTGTCAGTTGTAAAGCATAAATTCCATTCGTGGCATTACGTCCAGTACTTTCAGCTGGTGTACACTTCTGATCTGTCACTGTCTGCTCTTATGGGGATTTGACTGATGACCTCGCTGGTCCCCAAACAGGATTAGCTGAAGACGCAAGTTGTTTATCTCATTAACAACAGACCAATTCCAAACAAACCTGCTcaggaaaacagctgcttgtttACATTTGACTACTGAAATAGCTCATATCAGGTCATCATGTTCACAGTGCAGGGTGAGACTTAAAGTGGGTAAGCAGTAGTACGTTTGAACGTCACATTCTCAATTGCCAAAATCAGACAGAATCCAGAAAAGCACCATCTCAGATTTTGTCTATATAATGTTCGGGTCTGAAAACTACAgcctgtaaaatatttttttcaattccaatgtttttatttattttctgccacttggtctttttttgtttttacacgcTCAAAAATGCCTTATCAGTTAAATCCATGTCTAGGCAGTAATACCTTGTTATTATTCCTAGCCTCAGGCTAGGAATGCAGGCTATATTATTTACTATCTGGGCCTCATTATATAAAATTCTGATAGATGACAAATTCAAATAAGCAGTTAAATTTTACATTACTTATTGATGTGGAATATAACTAATTATGCATATGAATATAACATGCAATTATGTGATTACATGTGATAAAAACTATTTTCCTTTGACCATATAACTTGAACAACTCAGATACATGCTTAGTGTTTTCTTGATAACATGTACAGGCATATACTGATGATTTCACTGTGTGGACATGTTTCAACGTGCACGTCAGTATATTTTCCATATTTAGCTTTCTAACATGCATGCTGTAAAATTACATGTATAAACACATCCAACCTATGTGGAAGCACACATAGTTACTCCCACTGGAGCTTGAGAGGGACATTTAGGATACCACTTATTCCTCCTTATATTCCTCCTATACcagaggtttttattttcaatatccAGGACCTTACTGCAGACACTATTCCCATCTCAAATTCCAATGAATatacagaaaacatgtttatccTTTATAGGATctgaacagaaatatttaaCGGGACTTGGTTTTGGGACACATTTATGATATAAAATAGTACTGAACAAAATCTGAGAGGGTGCTGCAACAACCTTATCTGATTTGATACAGAATGATCCTAGTTTGAGAGTTTAAATAACAGCTGACGAGATAATTTGGCAATACAGTGTCAGAGGGAGGCAGATGGAGCGTGGACAGAGGTAGTAGGTGACGCTTTTATGACGCAAAGAGGCTTTCTTCCTTTCCCCCAAAGAGACTAAGGCAGCTTCATTGACTGGAAACATTAATCACCTGAGTCACTAAGCTGAAtgactcatttcattcattgaTTCATTCACTCAGTGAACTGAGAAATTAATCCAGGTCTGGAGAGAAATAGCTCTCTGTTCATCCACAATTAAACAAGTCACTTGGCTTTGATGCTTCAAACTCTGTCCAAACAACTCCGTATTTACAAATTTCAAATTTACAAAAGGTAGGCCtagattatttttattctggAGTCCTGTTGCATGACAGGACCCTAAAGTAAAGGTTTAATAGGGGTTTTCAAGGCTATCATTATGGCCCCTTGCAGAATGATCCATGCATGTGCAGTTCAAAAGAGAAGGGAGAAAGAATACGAATGGTGAGGGAGGTTAATAAAGCCAAAGTAGATTGGCACGCTACCGACAAGACGGAGAAGCTTGAGTGACAAAGCATAGAAACACCTGTTGCAGCAGAtcttctgtttccttctcttcctgtcctGCCAAGGTGACAGCTGACAGGTTTTGGAAAGAAGTAAAAGAGGTTAGTTTTGAACAAAAATTAACAAGAAAGGAAGGCTACCAGAAAGCATACTACAGTTGTACATGTGACTGCCAAAAGCACTTACCTAGGGTCAAGAGTAGTTCTATTTTGGAAAGGTCAAGATTAGCTCCAGGGACCCTGCAAGCTTTGCACTAAAAACTGGCGACTGAAAGATTCTTCGAGCCACTTACATCTAAAGTCTTGCAATCCgactataaaaacaaaataagcatCTAGTTGTGTGAAAGCATTACAATCTAAAATACATATCTATCTTAAGTGACAACTTTTAGAggttaaaacaggaaatgtttaaacaccattttttccttttgtccacACAATCATTTCAGGCAGTTCTTTGATCTCTTTGAAAATCATCCAGCAGTGGTATTAGTCACTTAGGTAAGAGATGGACTCAGACACACTGGGAGTatttaaagacagaaagccACCTTTTAGCTACCAGAGGCCCAAACTGATACAGAGAGCACCATAAGCCTCTGGCAAGGAGGACTTAACTTTAATTCTACACAatcatacatatatacagtttTATATGCTTTAAtttcatacaaaaaaacaagtcatttacaggtggggggtggggtggggactATGACCTATTGGaactcaaaataaatacatcaacAGGAATTGTGTGTGGCTCATTGGCTACCACCAGGAGCTGTGTGCTTAACCTCGTTGGAGAGACATCAGGTCTGACCATATCACACATGGAAAaaggcagtttgttttttttgaaagtATGTGAGAATATTCCCATGACTAATGCTGAACTACTAAGAAGTCTCTGAGCAAAACATTAACATGGAAGTGTCACCCACTCTATCCACACCtctacacacccacacacacacacctacacacacacgcacacacaaagcattGCATAACATAACAAACAGATATATCTATCAATAAGACAGGCCActgaggcctgtgtgtgtggagtgtccATCACCATTATCATCTCATTGGCAAATAACAACAGGCCTAATAACCGGATATTAAGGGCAAGAGTCTCCATGTAGGGGATAATCCTTTTATacataaaagaaacatgaaaaattaTATGCAATGCAAGTGCTCACCTAAAAAAAAACGTAAACAACAACTTGAGACACTTGCCTCTGCTGGAGATACTTGCAATGTCCCaggaaatattttcagttttactgatcTGATGTTAGCATAGAATAtcctgtatgtctctgtgttgAGAATTATGTGGGTGAGGACTTGCGCTGCATGTACAGCTCTATCTCCTTTTTACCCTTTCCTTTGACTTCAGAATCGGAAGACATTTCTTCTTCAAAACTGAGGTTTTTATAACCAACTGCAGTAGCGCTTATTTCCTTAAAGAtgtgaattattttctttacatGCTGATGAAATTAACTGACGGAGGGACGGAAGGGACAAAGTTGGTTCAGAAATCAAAAGGAAGACATGAGCTGCATAGAGGGCTACTTTGGGTACAAACAAACTTCCATTTAAGATCCTCAGATGTCCTCTACTGAGGCTGTGACCACAACAAAAGATTCACTTTGACTCTTTTCCAGTCTTTTGTGGATTATTTTGGTCTCTctgctgcaaaaaaacaaaagcatgcCTCTTGTGGCTGCAGAGTTGGATATCAGAGGGACGGGATGGAGGAGCGAGAAGTTAAGGTGTCCATGCTTCAAtgacaaatgtcagaaaacaccCGAAGCCCCTATTAATTCAACAGTTCACCTGTTccacgtaaaaaaaaaagacttgatcTCTTCTGTCATTCAGTCTTTGGCTCGGGGGTCACCGACTGATGTCTCGATTGCCCTCCCAGTTCTTGCTGCCTGTTGCCTCGCCAATGCCACCATTCTCGAAGAAAGGGTGTTTGAGGGAGTCGGCGAGCACCAGCCTCTTCGAGGGTTCATACTCCAACATGCTTTCAATGAGGTCAAACAGCTGGTGGTGCTCCTCCGCCTCCGATAGCAAATACCGCTgatggaagagcagagaagaaaagagaggggaaaaaaagagatgaggGGGAATACTGAATGACTGTCAAGAACTGCTGAACCAAACAAAGACAATTTGTTCTTTCAGCACAATGtactgttttcacttttcagcaATGCTaattatcatattttttttttccttttccacttCGCACCCACTCTTCTTACCCGCAGGGGTTTGCAGTTTTCTCTGACGTATTTCCCCGCTGAGGAGCTCTCGTCCCAGTCCAGACGGCCACGATAGAAATACTTCTGCTTCCTGAAAGGGGACAGGCATTGGTGTGAGCAATGTGCAACTGTGTTCATGTTGACTTCAATGTAAAAGGTTTATCACAttagtatgtttgtgtgttctctCACCTCGTCTTACGGATCATCCTTGAGGGCACTGGTCCCAGGATTCTCTCCATCATGGCCAAATGCTCCCTGTTGTCATGAGTCTGAAAGAAGTGTGAGTTAGATAAACATGATTCAGCAGCAGAGGGGGGAAAGACAGGAAGGACAGAAGATAATCAGGGTTCAGCTTCAGCTGGTTCTGCTGCCACATACGGTGTCAGACAGACTGAGCTCAGGAATGACACAGAGGGCTAAATCCTACCAGGTTAACAGCTGGATTTACTAACTCCTGGTACACGTGCCATGTACATGTGTATTTTGCCAAGCAagtctctttcatttttttgatgAGATACAATGACACGTTTATCAACCATCTCAGAGCACGAAGTCagtcattatttatttcttattaaaCTACCTTTGCCTCTAATATTACTCTGATATCCTCCATGATAGCTGCAGAGCTATGGTAACGTTAGGAATTCTCAACAGGTGGACAACTGGGAAGAGGAATGACTAtgatatttaataaatatgGGCCCTGATCATCTGATTGACCAATTAACTCACTGTACCTACAAATCTCCTGATCTTAGGCTGCAACTTGCTGGCAGCAGTAGAATGCTGTTGTACCTGAAACAAAGTGAAGCCCAGGTAGTACTCAAACAGGATACAGCCAATGCTCCACACATCACAGGGATGGCTCCAGCCCAGCTctgaaggacagaaaacacaccatGAATACATAAAAACACTAAGAATATGTGTCACATATGGAGGGTACTCCAGGATGGGGTTAACACTTCCTGACACTCCATTTCCGGTAGAACAAACAACCTTAAAATTCTTTACATCAAAGGAACCGGGGTGgagctgtgtttattttcagctgGTAGGACGAAGCCTGTTCCTACAAGCACTTCCAGGTTACAAAATACAAACTACTGGGCTGTGTGACTGAATATCTGGTCCTTGTTTTGACTGGACCTGTGCTTTGTGGAAATATCATGCCTTTCTAAGAAGTGGTGTTTTCAATTAATTCATGGCCAATAGTTTATAGTCAGTCTCACCTAATATGACCTCAGGTGCACGATAATGCCGTGTAGACACAATTGTGCTGTGGTGCTCATGGTCGAAAGTGGCGCTGCCAAAGTCCACTACACGTACTGCCGTGCTCTTGACCGTCCGCTCTTCTCGTTTCTGCAAGACAACAAACCAGAAGTGTTTCTCATAACTACTGAGCTTAAACTGACTTTCCTACAATGTCTTATGCAAAATTTGTTCTAGTAGTATGCGTGCAACAGAATTGTAATCTCATTTGACTTTATCAACTCTTTTTTTATTGAGAATACAGAAGGagatatttcatatttattcatgagatctaaaaaatgtttttgacctttttCCTTTGGATCCTATTGTCTCTTACCTTCTCTACATTGTAGGACATTGTGAAGTCTGAGTTGACAAACAGAATATTCTCAGGctttaagtctgtgtgtgtcagcttaTTGTCGTGGAGaactgtggagaaaaaacaTGCTTATTCAGTCTTTCACATTTGACAATAAATGTATCTAAGGCCATTTTATACAATCCTCAGATCATTCATTCATATGCTAATGTTAATTCCTTTCAGATCAAACACATTATTACAaatataatgatgataatagtaataaaataCAGGGGGAAAAGAGtttatgaaaaataatcaaGTAAATAACATCACAAGAACATTTGGAATAGTAAAAAGAACAGAATCCATACAGAATCCAAGATACTGTCAGCTGAGACAGTAAACTGAACAACTTCAGAGACTATGGCAGGATTTCTCCAGCATTATTTCTCCCTGAGAAGCATATGAATAAATTTTCAAAGTCTACTCTGGAGCTACAATGCCCTCATGTGGTTACAGGCTGTCAACCACAAACAACAGTTGCTTTTCCTCCAGTCAATCCACATGACGGGCAGCTGATAAAATCACGTCAATGAAGGAGGGTGTGTTTGTTGGAAAACTACTTATTTTAGAGGCATTAAATCAAAAAACTTCACTAGAGGAACCTAAAAGTTCAAGTTATGAAAATCTAAGTGTATTCACTGAACATGCTGTGTTGGTTATTTTAACTCCTTAGCAAGATTTtgatatttctattttttttagttctcttttttagttcttttttaGTTCTCTAATCATACAAGTTTCCTATGTACTAAAATCATATAAAGGACATGAAAAACTTACACTTCACAGCGAGACAGATTTGGTAGGCCATGTGTCTGACTTGACCAATAGAGTAGGGAAGGTAGTTGTTTTCCTTTAGAAAGTCGAAGGTGCTGAGAGCTAGCAGCTCAAAGGAGATACACATGTGACCGTGGTAGTCGAACCAGTCATACATCTGTACACAAAGGCTGCAACGTAAACAGGATACATGAGGCTTGGCAGTAATATAGTGGATAATTCATGCCAACAGCAGTTTACTGATACAACAGCTgcataaaacatatttaaagacTGATCTAGCACAACATTTCATGGTAACTCTCAAGTCCTTCCAGGAAAGAGTGAGGCTTTTACTGAGCCTACTGACTTGAGCAAAACTATATTGTTCGGTGACACTTATTGTCAGTAATGGCTAATTTTTAGGTTTATCACCTGGGCTACTAACAGGAAAACTGTGTTGGATCAAGCAGGTACTTGTGAGTAAAGTTCATTTAATTGTAGTGCCAAAGTACTCTGTCAAAACTCACAATTTGTTATCAGGGTCCTTCTCATTGATCTTCTCTAGTACATTGATCTCCAGACGAGCTGCTTCCTTGTACTTCTCCACATTTTTGATAATTTTCAGAGCAACATGGGCTCCTCCCCTGtaattaaacacaaaacatacatcACCTTTGTATGTAAACCTCACCTCAAGACAGAGTGCCCAACGGTTACACTGAATTTGAGACACCCAAATTACATGACTTGTTTGACTTTACAGTTAAAACATAAGAGTTAATAGTTTGACTATGCCTGCAAAGTCTCTGAgctatatattatttatattatacgAAAAAGTCACTCCCTGCACCTTTTTTCAGTTGGTGAAGAGACACTGGCCTGGAATATGTAAGTGTCACTATCTGAAGGCACTATAACAATTGACTTGCTTGATGTATATTTCTAGGCCTGTCAGATGACAATACACCTCCCGAAATTAACTTAAAAAGAAGAGAGGCACAGTTTTCTCAGTGGTCAACAGTCAACAGCCTGTGGTAAACTGCACTGTGTAATCAGCAAAGGTAGCAGAACTAAAGAGGGGAAACAgttatttataaaataaataaataaaaactggggTGACAACTATTGTTCTTCAGCTTTAATTGACCCACGCACCTGCGATGGTCAATGCACTGCATCACCCTCCCAAAGGTGCCTTCCCCCAAAGTGCTGACAATCTCATCTGCAAcacatcacagagagaaaaggaagagaaagggagagcagggaaagaaagaacaggagCATTAGACATGTGGACTTAAGCAGAAATACATAATGCAAAAGTGTAGACGGGCGTATCCATGCTAGCGCCCATCCCCTTTTCAAATGGCTGCCTATTCAATATGGCAGGCTTGAAACACTTTGAGGTAATCTATGATAATCAGATGCATCGTTCTATGATTAGGGGGCAAATGTAAAGCGTTCCCTTCCTTTGATGACCAATTTGCAGCCATCGAAAACGAGGGCACATCCTTTCAAGATGTGGCTGTCTTTGTCCAAAAggacatggtgtgtgtgtgtgtgtgtgtatgtgtaacacTGGAAAAGTAATTAATATTTCTCCTAAGCAATGCATGATcctgaaaataacaaaagtgTTAGTATAAGTGCATTGTCTGTATGTGCGCTGGTTGTACTATAAAAAGACTAAACAGGTGATGTGCATGTTAGAtgtcaactaaaaaaaataaaataaatgaacaaaatccCTGAAACCCTCACAGTGGACAATTGCTAGCTGAAGTTACAGATTTAAAACTGTAACTGAGTTTTAAtctaaaacacaacagagacaaacagctgcGATTGGGATTCTATGTTTGGGAATGTTTAGGAAAGTCAAGTAAcctgtgaaacacagaaaatgctCCACAGCTTAAAATCCTagaacaaaaaggaaaaagtatCTAAAGTCGCTCCTAAAATCTTCAACATTCTTGCAATCCACCCTGCTATTTCAGCTAGAGCGAAGAGCATTCTAGCaaggcatcatcatcatcaggcaCTCCCATGTCATGTAAATGCTCTAAGCTTTAATACTCATATGGAGAAGGGTTACGATAGAGTAGTGGCAGTGAGTACATCTCTCTTGCAGGACGTCCCCACTCCGACAGATCAGGTGCCCTTCCTCGTCGTCCCTCACACTCAGTGCCCGCGTCCGGCTGTCGCTCCGCTGTTTTCACACCCAAACCGCCATCAGCAGGTCACGACACGACCAAGGGGAACAGGGGGTTTTCAGGGGCAGCCGCAGCCATGGCGTCAGGCGGCACAGGTAGacgaggagggaagaggagggtggTGTTGGTGGTAGTTGATGTAGTTGTGGTTGTAGGTGGGTTTGGTGGTCATGGGGCGATTCACGCATGACACCACGTGAAGGAAATATATAACGATAGGGATATAGTGCAAGGGAACAAGTCAAAGATCACATGttgtcctctgctcctctcccccctctacACTTTAAACCACAGCTGCTTACAGACAAGGAAGCAACTGGCAAATCCATTCATCAACGCAAAAACCAATTAAGACAGTAAAATAACTGATTCAAAACTTATCAGGCTgacttttcagattaaaaaaagatcgaaaataaaatgagaggaCCATATGTAATCAAGCAGGAAAACATAAAGTTAACCTCGACATTTATGCTACATCAAATTCAACCCCTTGCTCACTTATATTTATACTACTTAATACACA is a genomic window of Toxotes jaculatrix isolate fToxJac2 chromosome 13, fToxJac2.pri, whole genome shotgun sequence containing:
- the clk2a gene encoding dual specificity protein kinase CLK2 isoform X2, which produces MPHTRRYSSSDRDSRSSYQDRYRDRDRDRGRRHRHRRSPTYSSSSDRDRDRDRRGRGHRQEGSYVRSRSRSYDNRSTEHRPFDRRYCDRDRDREREPHGAAESYYPRDFSPNMYDYRRGRERERERDESYRRKGSRRKHKRRRRRTRSYSPSSSRSDSRTRALSVRDDEEGHLICRSGDVLQERYEIVSTLGEGTFGRVMQCIDHRRGGAHVALKIIKNVEKYKEAARLEINVLEKINEKDPDNKFLCVQMYDWFDYHGHMCISFELLALSTFDFLKENNYLPYSIGQVRHMAYQICLAVKFLHDNKLTHTDLKPENILFVNSDFTMSYNVEKKREERTVKSTAVRVVDFGSATFDHEHHSTIVSTRHYRAPEVILELGWSHPCDVWSIGCILFEYYLGFTLFQTHDNREHLAMMERILGPVPSRMIRKTRKQKYFYRGRLDWDESSSAGKYVRENCKPLRRYLLSEAEEHHQLFDLIESMLEYEPSKRLVLADSLKHPFFENGGIGEATGSKNWEGNRDISR
- the clk2a gene encoding dual specificity protein kinase CLK2 isoform X3; the encoded protein is MQCIDHRRGGAHVALKIIKNVEKYKEAARLEINVLEKINEKDPDNKFLCVQMYDWFDYHGHMCISFELLALSTFDFLKENNYLPYSIGQVRHMAYQICLAVKFLHDNKLTHTDLKPENILFVNSDFTMSYNVEKKREERTVKSTAVRVVDFGSATFDHEHHSTIVSTRHYRAPEVILELGWSHPCDVWSIGCILFEYYLGFTLFQTHDNREHLAMMERILGPVPSRMIRKTRKQKYFYRGRLDWDESSSAGKYVRENCKPLRRYLLSEAEEHHQLFDLIESMLEYEPSKRLVLADSLKHPFFENGGIGEATGSKNWEGNRDISR
- the clk2a gene encoding dual specificity protein kinase CLK2 isoform X1 is translated as MPHTRRYSSSDRDSRSSYQDRYRDRDRDRGRRHRHRRSPTYSSSSDRDRDRDRRGRGHRQEGSYVRSRRYVCVYGEICLLWMQKLYFIVPTLKIFLGLVGCCRFYCITSLCFSRSYDNRSTEHRPFDRRYCDRDRDREREPHGAAESYYPRDFSPNMYDYRRGRERERERDESYRRKGSRRKHKRRRRRTRSYSPSSSRSDSRTRALSVRDDEEGHLICRSGDVLQERYEIVSTLGEGTFGRVMQCIDHRRGGAHVALKIIKNVEKYKEAARLEINVLEKINEKDPDNKFLCVQMYDWFDYHGHMCISFELLALSTFDFLKENNYLPYSIGQVRHMAYQICLAVKFLHDNKLTHTDLKPENILFVNSDFTMSYNVEKKREERTVKSTAVRVVDFGSATFDHEHHSTIVSTRHYRAPEVILELGWSHPCDVWSIGCILFEYYLGFTLFQTHDNREHLAMMERILGPVPSRMIRKTRKQKYFYRGRLDWDESSSAGKYVRENCKPLRRYLLSEAEEHHQLFDLIESMLEYEPSKRLVLADSLKHPFFENGGIGEATGSKNWEGNRDISR